The DNA window GTAGCCCCGAAACAGCAGCTCCTCACACACCCCGGGGACGAGCGCCAGCATCGTGATGTTGAAGACAAGCCCCAGGTCGCTCTGCAGCACGCTCCGGATCATCTCCAACTGCGACTGCTCCATCACCCGAACGGACTCCGGCAGCGGCAGCGCCCGGTTCACTTCGGCGAGCCACTGCGTCACGGGCTGCAGCCCCACGATCCCGACCAGGGCCAGCGCCAGAAGCCGCCCGTCCACGCCCCGCAGGCGCAGGTACGCCGCCCACTCGGAGGAGTGCAGGCGCGCCGCCAGCAGCGCCGGCACCGCCAGCCCCAGCGCCTGCCCGATGCTGTTGCTGACCAGCAGCTCCTGCGTGTAGGACGCCATCAGGCGATCCGGATTCTGGAACGCCTCCATCGACAGCCCGCCCTCCGCCATCGCGATCTGGGCGAGGAGCGCGATTGGGGTGAGGAGAAACTGAAACAGCAGAAACGCGGCCCCGAGGCCCAGCAGGCCCGTTACGAAGCTCAGGGTAGGTCGCCCCACCGATGCCCGCTCCAGCGGGCCGTTCAGCGGAAGGCGCCCCCGTCGGGTCCACAGATCGATCAGGACACCGCCGGGAGCAGAGGAGGAAGACGCCACAGCGTGAAAGACCCAAGACGAGAAATAGGCGGGGCGCCTTGAAAGTGCGGCCTCCCCTCCTGTTTGCCCCTTTGCCGTTTCTTCGTAGGAACACTTTGGGGCGTCTCGCGAACACTGTAGTGGCACTTTTACACTTGCGCTCGTAGCTCAGTCGGACAGAGCATCGGTTTCCGGTACCGAAGGCCGGGGGTTCGAATCCTCCCGAGCGCACATCGTCATAGACAGCTCCCCTCGCCGATTTTGGGCCCTGGCGCCCGAGATCGGTTTTCTGTTGTAGATGCATTTCTGGCCCACGAAGCCCCAGGTCGGCGTCGCCCTTCGGTTTGGCAACAGTGAAGAGTAACGACTCGCCGTCTCCCGACTGAGGAGATTGGGGAGCGCATCCAACCCTGTGCCCCCGCGGAGGCGTCGATGGGGGGCGCACCACCACGCCGAGATCGGACGTCACGGCCCCCCCGGTCGTGAGCTCAACAAAATTGGGGGCTAGATCTGGAAACAAGCTTCGGAAGAAAGCTCAGATCGTTGTGAATTATAACCACCCTATTCGTCGGGTCAAGACTGGCGAATCAGCGGCCAGCGTCGTTTCCGGCAGGGTTTCTCTCGTCGGCTGCCCCATCAATCACGGTACGATGAGTTCTTGGACTCGCGTTTCATTCGATCCGGGGAAAACCGGGATTGAGGCGATCACCAACGACCTCCAGAAGGCACTGGAAGATCCGGATACATTCATCCATAACGACATGGTCGTGTGGAAGGCCTTCGACGAGGTCGACGCTCAGCGCCTGACTGATCTCGGGATTGAGGCGTCTCGGGCCCTCGTCATGCACGTGAGCGACACGTCGAATTCGGGGAGCGGTCGGCTTTACAAACGAATCGACTCGGAATTTATCCTTCTGGATGCCATGTCGGGCGGTGAGGGCTACTTCGGGCGGGACGTTCTTGCCTACATGCAACGCGAGCACGGGCTCGTGGGGGCGGCCTAATGAGCAGACCACTCGTTGACTTTGCCCGGCGACTCCAACCCGATGCCGACGCGACCACCGCCGACGCGGTCGTCGAAACCGCCGCAACGAATCGGCGGGCCGAGTTCGAATCGGCCCTGTACCGGCTCTTCGCGAACCTTACGGGGGCGTCGGCCCCCTCGGTTCGGCGGCGGAGTGCCCGCGCGGTGTACCAGCTTTCGGAGATCGTTCCCGGCGCACTCGTGACGTACGGGACGGAATTGATCCCTGCCCTCGACGACGACCCGGCGCGTCCCTACATCGCCGGGAGCCTGACCCACATCGTTTACGAAGGCATGCGCGGAGAAACCTTCCGCAGCGACCGGGAGGCCCTCGTCCAGGACCTCGCCCGGCAGATCGGCACCGACACCACCGTTTCGGCGGTTCGCTATTTGTCGCGGATCGCGACGCGCTGGGACCGAATCGTCGCGACCGTGGAGCCCACCCTCGTCGACGGCCTATCGAGCGAGGACGAGGCCGTCCGGACCGCGGCCGTCCGGGCGTTCGCGACAATGTGGGCACACCACCTCGACGGAACCGACGCGATTCCGCCCCTGCTCGACTGTACCTGCGACTCGTCGCCGCTCGTGCGGGCACACGCCATCGCGGCGCTCGGCGACATTGCGTTTCAGGATCGGGGGGAAGAGGACGCCCCCGTCGCGGCCACCCCCGAGATTATCGATGCGGGAACGAGGTTGCTCACGGACGACGACGAGCGCGCCCGGTACGACGCCGCTGCGTGTTTTGCCGAGGCGCACTACTGGGTGGAATATGAAGGCGATCGCTGTTGGATCGAGACCGTCGACCGCAACCGCATCGACGCGGCGGTTGACGCTCTCGTTGAGGCCCTCGACGATCCGTCCACCCCCGTCGTCCGGCAGGCGGCGGCCGCCCTACACATCTACGCTCGCTTCGAGACGCGGGCCCTCATCCCGCACGTCGACCGCCTCGTCGACTACGGATGGAGCGTGCAGCCCAACAGCACGTTGATTCAGCGGGCGCTCAAATCCCTAGCCGCTGACCATCCCTCGGCCCTCAGCGATCACAGCTCCTTCCTCCTCGACCGACTGCGCAACCATAAGGACGCAACCGCCGCGACGATTCTGGGGCGGCTTGCCCCCGCCGACGGCGAGGCCGCCCACTCGGCCGTCTCGTCCCTCACCGATCTGCTCGGCAGTCCCAAGCACACGGACCGTCGGACTGCCGCGAAGGCGCTCGCAGAGGTCCACCGTGTCGACTCGACGCTCGTTCCCGACTACGTCGAGGCCCTCACCGAGGCCGTCGACGGCACCGACGTGAACACCAAACCGGGAATGGGATGGGAGCCCCTTGCGACTCTGGCCCCGGATCACCCGGAGACCGCGACGGCTCTCGCCTGCCAGGCGGTTGACCGACTGACAGAGTGGCCCTCTCCGCCTGATTTGCGTCTCGTGTACAAACTCGGTGAAGCCAACCCGCACACGATTTCCCCCGTGGCCGACCGACTCATCGATCTGCTCGACCACGACAACACCAGCGTCGTCGGTGCGGCAGCAAAGTCGCTGAGGGGGGCGCTCATGTTGGACGGCTCGGTTCAGATCCCCCCGTCCGCCGCTGCCGCCCTCGCATCGCGGCTCGACGACCTCTCCAGATCCGCTCGGATGGACGCGGAGCGAATTATCGACGTGGTCCGGGAAGAATCCACGGACGCCTGAGTCCTGGTCCTATTCCCTACAGGAGCGCGGCGGCGCTGGACTACTTCTCGTCCGATGCCCCGATCGACTCCAGCGCCCGCAGGGCCTCGGTGGGCACCGCGAAGATCACGGTGTTCGAGTCGTCGCTGCTAAGGCTGTTGAGCGTTTGCAGGGTGCGAAGGTGGAGGGCGCCCTCTTCGTCGTTGAGCGTGCTCGCCGCGTCGGCCATGTTTTGGGCCGCCTCCAGCTCCCCCTCCGCCTGGATGGTGACGGCGCGGCGCTCGCGCTCGGCCTCGGCCTGCCGGGCAATCACCCGCTTCATGTTCTCCGCCAGGATGATGTCTTTGAGCTCAACCGACTGCACCTCAATGCCCCACGGGTCGGTGGCCTCGTCGATGATCTCGCGGATCTGCTGGGAGATGCGCTCCCGCTCGGCCAAGAGCGCATCGAGGTCCACCTCCCCGACGATGTTGCGCATGGTGGTCTGGGCCAATTGCTGCGTGGCGTACATGTACTCCTCCACCTCTAGGATCGCTTTCTCCGCATCCCGCACCTGGTAGTAGATGACGGCGTCGATCTCGACGGTCACGTTGTCGCGCGTGATGCTCTCCTGCCGCGGCACGTCGACCGCCTTCACGCGCATGTCGACCCGTTCCCACGACTGGATCAGCGGGATGACGGTCCCGAGGCCCGGCTCCATCACCTTGACGAACTGGCCGAGCATGAACTTGACGCCCCGCTCGTACTCCTTCACGACCTTGAAGGTGCGCACGACGAGGACGACCGCCACCAGAACGACGGCGGCCAGCAGATAAAACGAGAGCATGAAATTCGGGGCGCTGGGGAGAGGAGATTGGAATGTGGGTTGCCTACGCCCTCCTCCTCCGATTGATGACGGGAATTTCATTCCCCTCACATTCTCAATCGGCGCCCTGAGGCGGAGCGGACCGGGACAGGTAGCGGCCCGCAGGTCAAGAGCACGTGAGGGGAATGGCAGAAATCAGTTATTCCTGGGAATGCGTTCCTGCTCCAGCGGGCTCGCCCGAACAACCCCTCGGCTCCGTGAGTGCCTACGTTCACGACACTCTGAGAAAATGGGTGTCGGTCCCGTCCACGCTGTTGTTCCGCTCCGTTTCGCCTCTGTGCCAAATCCCATCCGCGCCACCGTCGAGGGCATCGGGCGCCTCCTCGTGTATCTGCGACTCATCACGGCGTCGCGGGCGCAGCGGATTGCGGGCCTGGCCTGGCCCCGCATCCTGACGGGCCTGGCGCGCATGTCGAAGGCGACCGCCGACGTGGCGATGGTGGGCGTGGCCGTGGGGCCGGCCGCCATTGCGGGCGTCGGCTACGGGGTGCCGTACTGGACCATGACGTACATGCTCGGGGGCGGCATTGCCGGGGGCACAATTAGCCTCGTTTCGCAGCGGTACGGGGGAGGGCGGTACGACGACATCGACCGGGCGGTGAAGGTGAGCGTGATGGCCGCGCTCCTGGTGACACTGCCCCTGGTCGTCGTGTTCTGGACGCTGCCGGAGCCGCTCATTCGCCTCATCGGGACGGGCGAGGCGGCCATCCAGTACGGCACGCGGTACCTGCGGGTCGCGAGCCTGGCGATGCCCTTCGCAGCCCTCAACCTGATCGGCAGCCGCACCCTCATCGGGGCCGACGACGCGTGGACGCCCATGATCGTGCGGGCCGGGGGTGCAGTGATCAACGTGGGGCTGAACGCCGTCTTTATCTTCGTCTTCGACCTGGGCGTGGTCGGGGCCGCGCTGGGGACGGTGCTCGGGAGCGTCGGCGGCGTGCTCGTTCTCGGGTGGGGGCTCACTGTGGGGCGCCTTCCGTTTGTGGGGCCCCTGCCCGTGCAGGTCGACTGGTCGGCCCCCTACTGGGACGCGGCGGACGCCCGGCACCTGGCCCGCATCTCGACGCCCCTGGCCCTGCGGAAGGTGGCCCAGAACGGCGGGCAGTTTCCCCTGCTCGCCATCGTGGGCCTCTACGGGCCCAACATGGTGGCCGCCTTCGTGGTTGCGCTCCGCGTGCGGGCCCTCATGAACACGCCCGGCTGGGGCTTCGGGCTGGCCTCCAGCAGCCTCGTCGGCCAGTCGCTCGGCGCGGGCAACGAACAGGACGCCGACGGCTACGCCCGCGACACCCTCCGCTTCACCGTTGCGACCTACGCCCTGGTGGGCGCCGCCGTGTTCGTGGTGGCCGACCCGGTCAGTGCCCTCTTCGTGGACGACGGCGCCGTGCGGGCCACCACGACGGCCCTCATCCGGGCGGCCTGCGTGAGCGTGCTGCTCTGGGGGGTCATGAACGGCGCCCTGGGGCCGCTCCGCGCCAGCGGCGACACCACGTGGCCCTTCTACGGCCAGCTGCTGGGGCTCTTCGTCTTCGCCCTCCCCCTGGCCTACCTCGGGGCCGTCACGTCGCTCGGCATCTGGGGGCTCTACGGCACCCTGTTCGCCGAGACGGCCGTGCCCGCGGCGGTCATTTACTACCGCTTCCGGACGCAGAAGTGGAAGCGCATCAGCCGGCAAAACCGGGAGGCCGCGATGGGACAGGCGTCGTAACGCGCCACGGGCCACCCTCCGCCCTTCTCAGAAGCGGAGCGTGAAGACGGACCCGTCGCTCTCCGTGGAACGACCGCCGGTCGCAACCTCCCCGATGCGATGTCGTCTATTCAGGCCCGCGCCCCCAAGCATTATCCACTGCCTGATCATTTCCGACCGTCAGATCTGGCTTATCGCCGCCGGCCTCATCGCCGTCGACCTGCTCGTGTTCATGATCCCCATCGTTCCCGTACTGGCGGCGTACGTCCTCGTCGCACGCCCCGCCTGGTTCAAAGAATTTATCGACGACGTGTACGACCGCACAGGGCCGCACTAGTCCCCGCCAAGCGGTCGTCGGAACCCATATTGCCGAAGAGTTACTTGCAATAACAGAATCATCTCGCACAGTCTCACTCCAACCCTCGTTTGTTTATGTCTCTGAGTCACTGCCGCGTTGCTGTTCTCGTCGACAAATCATTCGAGGATCTCGAGTTCTGGGTCCCGACCATGCGGCTCCGGGAGGAGGGCGCCGAGGTCGTGGTCGCCGGCCGGGAGGCCGACGCCACGTTCACCGGCAAGCACGGCCTCACGGCCACCACCGACGTGGCCGCCCGCACACTTGCCCCCGGCGATCTGGACGGCGTCGTCGTCCCGGGCGGCTGGGCCCCCGACAAGCTCCGCCGCGACGAGGGGGTCCAGGCCCTGGTGCGCGAGATGGACGCCCAGCAGAAGATCGTGGCTCAAATCTGTCACGCCGGCCTCGTGGGCATCTCCGCGGGCATCGTGGAGGGCCGCCAGGCCACCGGAAGTACGGGCATCAAGGACGACCTCGTGAACGCGGGCGCAACCTGGGTCGACGAGGCCGCCTTCCAGGAGGACCACCTCGTCTGGGGGCGCGTCGTGAAAGACATTCCGGCCTTCTGCCGGACCCTCGTGCAGGCCCTCCAAGACGCGTAGGCGGGCCGCTTCGGCGGCCCCCATCCCAGCGCCTCCCCCCTGCCCCCAACGACGAAAAGGGATGGCCGGGCAGCCGGCCATCCCTTCAGGGCATCTTTCAGGCAATGCGGATCGGCCTTCTCAGGCCCACCGGAAACCAGAACTACGCCCCCACAATCTCGTCGTAGTTCTCGCCGACGGCGTCCCAGTCGACGACGTTCCACCACTCGTCGACGTAGGTGCCGCGCTCGTTCTGGTAGTTGAGGTAGTAGGAGTGCTCCCACACGTCAATCCCGAGAATGGGCGTGTGTCCCTCCAACAAGGGATTGTCCTGGTTGGGCGTGCTGGTCACGGTCACGTCGCCGTTGGGCTGCGCGACGAGCCACCCCCAGCCGCTGCCAAACTGCCCGGTCGCCGCATCGGCAAAGGCGTCCTTGAAGTCCTCGTAGGAGCCAAAGGCGTCGTGGATGGCGTCCGCAAGGTCTCCGTCGGGCGTGCCGCCGCCGTCCGGGGACATGACGTTCCAGAAGAGGCGGTGGTTGTAAAAGCCGCCCCCGTTCTGGCGCACCGGCGTCTGAACGTCCGTCGGGAGCGTGTCGAGGCCAGCAAGAAGCTCTTCAATCGAGTGCTCCTGGAGGTCGTCGTGCCCCTCCAGCGCGTTGTTCAGCTTTCGCGTATAGCCGGCATGGTGCTTGTCGTGGTGGATCCGCATCGTCTGCTCGTCAATGTGCGGCTCCAGGGCGTCGTAGTCGTACGGCAGGTCAGGGAGATCAAAAGCCATAAGCCGTTGTCTAATTTGTTGGTGAATACGCCGAAGCTTTTCATTGTGCTACTGTTTGGATAAACGCCCCAATCTGGATCTTTGTTTTGGCTTCCCAGAGAGTTCGCCCACCTCAACGATCTGGTCTTTTTCCGGAAATCTCCTGTTGTCTGGGGCCCTCTCCTAGCCAAGAAGGGCCCGCAGGAAAACCGTTCCGGCCCACAGGAAAAAGACGGCGTAGAGGACGCCGCTGGCCCGGTTCCACCACTTCGCGGCCCGTGCGCGGCCCTGCTGGGTCAGCACGCGGCCGTACGCCGTGCAGCCGCCGGCACACCCGAGCAGCCCCAGCCACGCGGCATTGCGGTACTGCCCGGCCAGGAGCATGACGCCAATTCCGAAGACGAGCCCGGCGTACAGCGCCGTGATGGCCGTCCAGTTGAGATTCGATTCCGAGGCGGAGGACGAAGCAGACACAGAGAGCAGCATGCTACGGGAAAGAACGTGAGGCGGGGCCAACCGGAGGAGAGGCGCCCTACGCCCTCGATGGCTCCTCAACGATTTGTCGCGACGTTCCGTCCACGGCGAGTGCAAAGTCCGCCCCGAAGGCGGTGGCCGGCGTCTGGTACCCGGCGGGGGCGGTTCCATCGAGGACCCGCTGGAGGGCCTCCACCGCGGACCGTGCCGTGAAGGTGTAGGCCTCCGGCCCGTGGAGCCGGGCGGTCGTGACGCCTCCCTCCGAGCCCCGTGCCGAGGCCCAGACCACGGTGCGGCCCTGCTGGCGCTCCTCGGCGGACGGGCCGGGACGGCCCTGCTCCACGAGCCGTTTTAGGAGTTGCTTCAGGGGGGGCCACGTCAAAATCCCCTGCACGTGCCGGCTGGCCCGGAGCAGCGACTGGACGAGGAGCGGCACGGCAATGTAGGCGGTGACGTTGGGCACGTCGGTCGAGACCCCACTCGTCACAACGCTGCCCTCGGGGATGGACGTGACCCCGCGGCGCCGGTCCCCGAAGTCGACGTTCCGGCTCGTCCACCCCGGCGGCACGTCGTGGAGCCGCCCCTCCCGGCGCACCACCCCGCCCCGCCCCATCTGCTCGATGAGCGTCTTGAGGGTGCCCTGCGACACCGTGCCCTCGGCGTACAGCGCCACCTCAAGGATGTCGGCGTCCGGGGTATGTGCCGCCACGAAGCGTGACAGACAGTCGCTCGGCACCACGTCAAACCCAATGCCGGGAAGCACCATGCAGCCCGCAGCCTCGGCGTCCGCGCCGCGGTCGGCCAGCCGCCGAAACACGTCCACCTCCCCCGTCAGGTCCAGGTAGTGGGTCCCCGTCTCCAGGCACGCGGCAATCATCGGCGGGGCCGTGCGGACGAAGGGCCCCGCACAGTGGAGGGCCACGGAGATCCCGTCGAGGGCCGTCCGGAGCCGCTCCGGGTCCGATAGGGACACGGTTCGGGTCGGGAGATCCAGGGCCGCGCCCAGCTCCGCAAGTCGATCGGCGTTTCGGCCCGCCAGTACGGGCTGGAGCCCGCGTTCGACCGCCGCCCGGGCAATCAGTTGCCCCGTGTAGCCGTAGGCGCCGTAGATGAGTGCAGACATTTGTGATTCTGGTCCGTGCTGAGAAGACAGTTCACGACGTATAGTCCGGCGCAACGGCCCGAAGCCCCAGCTCCAAGGCCCGAAACTGCAGGTGCATCGCCGTCTTGAGCGGGACGGGACGGACGTCAAACGGCGCGAGCAGCTCGTCCACGTCTTCGCCCCGATCGAGCCGCGCCTTGATGTCCGGCAGGCGCTCCCGAAGTTTGAGGTACCGTGTGGGCTGGTGTCCGTCGCCCTCCTCGCCGCGAATAAGAAATAGAGGGAGTTCCGTCACGAGCGAGAGCGGGTCGCCCCCCAGCGACGCGACAAACTCCATCGAGCTGTCGTGGAACCGCTCGGCCATCGCGGCATCGCTCCGGGCCCGGAAGTACGTCCGCATGGCATCGCCGCGCGGGGTGGTCTGGAAGCCCGGCTCGATCCAGAAGAATCCCTTCTCCCCCTTCCGGTTGTGGTCGTGCAGGGGCAGTCCTTTCGCCGCGGCGGCGCTCGCAAAGTCGTCCCGAAGCGACTGCGTGCGGAAGGTCCAGGGCCGGTTGATGAGCAGCATCGCGCCCTCTCCCGCCGACATGCCGTGCAGGCTGGCGTGAAGGTCGAACGGGCCGTGCTCCCGCAAGAAGGCCGAGACGTGCGTGTTCTCAGGGCGCATGTCCGGGAATCCGTACTCCATGTCGCGCCCCGGGTTTTCCCGAACGGCCTCCATCAGGTACGCCTCCAGGTCCGGCCACGCCTCCATCCAGGCCCGGTTGCGCGCCTCCCCGTCCGGGTTCGTGTGCGGCACGACCACGAACTGGAAACGCCGAAGCAACGATTCCATGTCGTCCCGCCGCGCCAGCCCGTTGATGAGAAAGGACCGAAGGGTTTCCGGTCCCACGGGCTCGTCCGCGTGGTTTCCGGCAATGAGGCTTACCGTGATCGGCCCGGTGCCCACCACCGCCCCGTAGAGCATGGTCCCGTCTTCGCTTGAGCCCAACTCACGAAAGGTCGCAACATCGGGGTGCTGTGCACAGGCCGACTCAATCGGAGAGCGGACCGTGCCGTGCGCCCGGAAGGTGGGGGTTTCGTCGACGAGGCTCGTTAACGCAAACGACATGCTGACGCGAACAAATTTATGAACGGCGGGACGATTTTGAGACCGGGATGGGTTCTTGAACCAGCCGCCCTCACGTTCTTTTGCTGGAAAAATTGACTTCGAGTTTTGAAAATTATATAATGGATCTCAGATGGCAGACCATTCACATCTGGCGCCACGCCATCGTGGTGTGTGCATCGGACTGCGGATGCTCTGCCGCGCAGCATACGTTCTTTCGACTGACCTTTCAGCAGCACCATGGCAGAGCGCGAAACGGGAACCGTCAAGTGGTTCAGCAACGAGAAGGGCTACGGGTTCATCGTCGCTGAGGACCGAGACGAGGATCTGTTTGTCCACTACAGCGAGATTGACACGGAGGGCTTCAAGAGTCTCGACGAGGACGATCGGGTCGAATTTACGGTCGGGCATACGGACAAGGGGCCCAACGCCCAGGACGTCGTGGTCATCGGATAAGGGCTGTCCCCGCTCGTCCCATCCCGGAACGTGCGCCCCATTCCATGCGGGATGGGGCGTCTCTCTTGTGGGGTTAGGGCCGAACCCCGCCCACGCGGAGCAGGCGATCGGTGTTGTATTGGGCATCTCGGTAGTAGACAAACGCCGTGTAGGTACTGGCCCGTCGGGGTTGCGTTCGGCGCATCTCCTCCGCAAGGCTCGGGTCCGACGTCGAGTAGAAATACTGGTGGCGGCCCTGCTTGAGGAGGACGCGCCCCTCGTACCGCCCCTCCCGCGCGTTCCAGTCCATGGAGGTGCCCTGGGCCGGGTCCATCCCGCTGAAGCTTCCGGCCACCACCAGGGGGGCTCGGTAGGGCGCTTCGCCGGCGGGCACGAAGGCAAAGGTGGTCTCCACGTACTCGGCGGTAATGCCCGGGTCCGCCTGGGCCGAGAAGGCGCCCCGGACGACCGTCTGTCCGTTGAGGGCCGGCCCCCTCGACGCCTCCGTGAAGCGGGCGTAGTCGGGATCCAAGAACACCCGGATGGGCGACGGGGTGCGTTCCACCCGGGCAATCTGGGCGGTCGACCGGAGTGTGCTGAGGTCGACCTTGTACTCCGCCGTTGCGGGGGCGTAGGCCCGATCCCGCTCCAGTTCAAATTCCAGTTTGGGCTGGCGCACCAGTAGCGGACGGTCCTCGCACCGGGTGTCCGCGAGGCGGCCGTTCCGGACAAAGCACACGGCGTGCCCGAACGGGTCGCCTCGAATCGCGGACGGCGGGGCAAAGCGGGCACGCGGACGGACGGAGGGCTGTTGCTGCCCCGGTACCGGAAGCCCCTCGGCGTCCAACTGGAGGCCCCCTTCCCCCTCCGTCACGAAGAACGGCTGTTCGAAAAGAACCGAGTCCCGGCGCCCCCGCTCAGTCACCCGCAGAACGTAGTTGCCACTGATCCGGAACCGAATGTCGTCGTTGGGGAAACGGTACCGGTAGTGCACGTACGGCACTTTCGTCCCCCGAGACGGGCGGTAGTCGACGAGGCGATCGTCCTGGAACGATTCCAGGGTCTGTCCCGGCGAGAGGTCTCGGCGCCACGTCCGGTCGGCGTGCTGAAAATAGACGGAAAGCGGGCGCCCCTCCGCCGCCAAGAGATCGAACTCTAGGGTCAGGCCGTCTCCCCCCGTCATCGACGTGACCGGCAGGCTCTGCTCGTCGTCCCCCTGATACAACTGAACGGTACGGACCGAGGCGGACGGCGGGGCCAATTCGGGCTGAACTGTTGCCGAAGCCGGAGCGGACGAGTCGGCCTGTTCCGCCTCCTCCGTCGACTTGCACCCCATCGTCAGAGCGACCGCCACGACACAAACGAGGAGCCCAAACGCCCAACGGGAGACGACGCGCATATTACCGATTGCGTGGCTCATTGTGGTTGGCGAAAGGGGCACTGTTACACCGAGAAGTCTCCGTTGGGGATTTGCTTGACCCAACCAGCAGTCGAGAGGCGTGGTTCGGGACCGGACGGCGAGGCCGACCGGCCCGGTTCGGGGTCCCCGAATCGACTGCCCGCCTCTCCCACCACGCAAAGACGGAGGCTCGTTCCTCGTCCCCGAGCGCCCGGGCCCGGCGTGCCCCCCCGGCGGCCCATCGCCGCGCCGCCGCCGTCGAGTCCGCCCGCAGGGCCGCCTTGGCCCCCCACGCCGCACGCTGCAGTTCCCATGTCCGGTGCCAGGCCCGCGGCCGACCGGCACGTACCGGCACGCCCAGCCCCTCCCACAGGGGCAGTGCGCGGCGGTACCGCCGCGCGTCCATCCACCGGACCGCCCGCCAAGCCCGTACCTCGGCGTCCTGGGCCCCCGTGTCCGCCAGGCGGCGGGCCTGCGCGGCTGCGGAGCCTGCACTCGTGAGCACCCGAACGACGGAGGGACGGTCGGCGATCGCGTCCCG is part of the Salinibacter ruber DSM 13855 genome and encodes:
- a CDS encoding type IX secretion system plug protein domain-containing protein yields the protein MRVVSRWAFGLLVCVVAVALTMGCKSTEEAEQADSSAPASATVQPELAPPSASVRTVQLYQGDDEQSLPVTSMTGGDGLTLEFDLLAAEGRPLSVYFQHADRTWRRDLSPGQTLESFQDDRLVDYRPSRGTKVPYVHYRYRFPNDDIRFRISGNYVLRVTERGRRDSVLFEQPFFVTEGEGGLQLDAEGLPVPGQQQPSVRPRARFAPPSAIRGDPFGHAVCFVRNGRLADTRCEDRPLLVRQPKLEFELERDRAYAPATAEYKVDLSTLRSTAQIARVERTPSPIRVFLDPDYARFTEASRGPALNGQTVVRGAFSAQADPGITAEYVETTFAFVPAGEAPYRAPLVVAGSFSGMDPAQGTSMDWNAREGRYEGRVLLKQGRHQYFYSTSDPSLAEEMRRTQPRRASTYTAFVYYRDAQYNTDRLLRVGGVRP